In Panicum virgatum strain AP13 chromosome 4N, P.virgatum_v5, whole genome shotgun sequence, a single window of DNA contains:
- the LOC120671007 gene encoding 40S ribosomal protein S11-like isoform X1, whose amino-acid sequence MFNFYSRTRTYIDKKCPFTGTVSIRGRIIAGTCHSAKMNRTIIVRRNYLHFVNKYQRYEKRHSNIPSLISPCFHVKEGDHVIIGQCRPLSKTVRFNVVKVIPAGSTGGSGGKAFTVA is encoded by the exons ATGTTTAATTTCTATTCTCGTACAAGGACCTACATTGACAAGAAGTGCCCATTCACTGGAACTGTTTCCATCAGAGGCAGGATTATTGCTGGAACATGCCATAGTGCCAAGATGAACAGAACCATCATTGTTCGCAGGAACTACCTCCACTTCGTTAACAAATATCAGAG GTACGAGAAGAGGCACTCCAACATTCCCTCTCTCATCTCCCCATGCTTccatgtcaaggaaggtgatcaTGTCATCATTGGCCAGTGCAG GCCCCTGTCCAAAACCGTGAGGTTCAATGTTGTGAAAGTCATCCCAGCTGGATCCAccggtggcagcggcgggaAGGCCTTCACCGTGGCTTGA
- the LOC120671007 gene encoding 40S ribosomal protein S11-like isoform X2 yields MNRTIIVRRNYLHFVNKYQRYEKRHSNIPSLISPCFHVKEGDHVIIGQCRPLSKTVRFNVVKVIPAGSTGGSGGKAFTVA; encoded by the exons ATGAACAGAACCATCATTGTTCGCAGGAACTACCTCCACTTCGTTAACAAATATCAGAG GTACGAGAAGAGGCACTCCAACATTCCCTCTCTCATCTCCCCATGCTTccatgtcaaggaaggtgatcaTGTCATCATTGGCCAGTGCAG GCCCCTGTCCAAAACCGTGAGGTTCAATGTTGTGAAAGTCATCCCAGCTGGATCCAccggtggcagcggcgggaAGGCCTTCACCGTGGCTTGA